In Levilactobacillus brevis, the genomic window CCGGTGTGATAATGACGATGACGATCTGCGCGCCCAGCGTGGAACCAATCCGCGAAGCCGTCCCAAACTTAGTCCGCGTCTTAGAATCCAGGATCACGGCGGGCAGCAGCGACCACAGCGCGATATCACTAAACGAGTAGAAGACGTCGACGATCAGAAAGGTGGCGGCAATCAAGACCAGGTAGATGGTCGGATTGCTCCAGGCCAAGCCGAAGTAGTCCGAGAACAAGAAGACCAACCCCAGTGAGGCCACGACCGAGCCGATCATAATCCACGGCCGGAACTTGCCCCACCGCGTATTCGTATTGTCCACGACGCCCCCAATCATGGGATCAAAGAGGATCTCGCCGACCCGAATCACCACAATCAGCGTCGTCACAATGCCGACCATCTTCTCGTCCGCACCGTTCGTGAACAATTGGCTGGTCAAAAACATCATAAAATAAATGCTCAACGTGTTATAGAACGCATCATGTCCGAACGTCCCTAACGCATAGGATAAATATTTTTTCAATTCCAACACCTCACAGATAATTAATACCAAACGTTTTATAAACTCATTTGATAAAATCAATTTACTGCACTAGTATAAATGCAATCGCTTACATAAGCAACCGGTTAACCCGATAAATATCTATTTCACAGGTGATTAACTGCGTCCGATTAGCCAATAATATGGCATTATCAGAGGTAAGCCGCACACAATTAACTCGTAATTGTGAAGTATTCACGTGACTAATAGTCTTAAAACACGCGATCGGTTCGCCAACGTCACTAATCGCTAATTCTGGTCAAAGTCTCCGTAGAACGGCAATGACAGCGGTTACATAATTAGCTAAAATCACTTTCTATTTTGCTCAGATGTGCTAAACTAAACCTATTCAGTCTTATTCAGAAAGGGGCCCATCATGAGTACTAGTAATATGCAAGCTATTCAGCACTCGAACTATTCGGATATTTACCACCTTCTCTACGATAATGAGAAGCTCTCCAAGCAGGACATTGCGGATACCCTGGGCCTGAGTCTGCCCACGGTTAGCTCCAACTTGCAGAAGTTAACCGAGCGGCATCTCATCATCAAGAGTGGCCAACTGAAGTCCCTCATTGGTCGCCGCGCTACCGCTTATGCGATTGACCCCAACGTCAGCCTGAGCGTGGGCATGGAAATCTTCCGCAGCTACGCCACCATGACTGTGCTCAACCTCCGCAACGAGGTGTTGGCCCTGCACACGACTAACCTACCGTTCGCTAACGACGACCAGTACGCACAGGCGCTGAGTCAGCAACTCCTCAGTTTTCTGCAAACCAAGGGCTTCAGCCTGACCCAGATTAGCGGCGTGGGGATTGGCATTCAAGGGTTGATTTCAAACGATGGCACGACCATTCTTTACGGGAAGATTCTCGACTGTACCGGCATGCAGGCCGATAATTTCGGGCAGTACCTGCCCTTCCCGGTCACCTTTTATCACGATGCCGACTGTGTTGCGGTAGCCGAATACGCCAAAAAGCCCACCGATGGTATCTTTCTCTCCATCAGTGAGCATATCGGGACCGCTATTATCATCAACGGTCAGGTCTTCAAGAGTCCCAGCGGTCGGAGCGGGACCATGGAGCATATCACCTTAAACTCCGCGGACGGGCCGGTCTGTTACTGCGGCCGGCGGGGGTGCATTGAAACCTACTGCTCCGTTAGCTCCCTGTTGCAACCCAACGAGGATCTCGGCACCTTCTTCGCCGACCTCCACCAACACGATGCGGCGGTCGAAGCGCGTTTCGAGACATACCTGAATTACCTGTCCGAAGCCATTTATAACCTCCACATGTTCGTTGACCTACCGATCGTCATCGCCGGTGAGCTGACGAAATACCTCAGTGAAGCTCACGTGAAGGCGCTCAAACAACGCCTCAAGCAGCTCTCCGTCTTTCCCGAAACGCCGGGGTACCTGCAGCGCGGGTCCGTCGTGGATCATGCCGTGGCGATTGGCGCCGCAATTCCCGCCATTCAGGTACAACTTCAAAATATTTAAGTTTCCAGTGATCGAAAAGGGTCGAGAAAAATTTCTCGACCCTTTTTCCACAAGCTGATCTATTCAACTTAATTGGCGACCGTTTCCACCCAGCGCTTCATCAAGAAGATATTCAAGACGGACTCCAGCGCCGCCAGAACCAGCATCCCCAGGATTGGCAGAATCATATTCGTCGTGCCCTGAAGATTCAAGGTCGTCATCAGCTGATTGACTTGACCAAAGAAGAAAGCAACCAGACGAACCACCAGCACAATCACCACAATGTAGAGGATCGCATCCACGACCCGTTTACCAGCGACCGGCAAGAAACTATTCGTTGCGCTGACGGTCAGGTGAATCAGGGTAATCGTGGTCAGTGCCAGAATGAAGAGGGCCAGGACAACGAGAATGACCAGCGTGATCCCCTTGGCCAGTTCTGCGCTGCTGATATTTTCGAGACGCATTATCCCGTCCAACTCTGGATTAATCCGTGACCAGGCAACGCCGATCCCCACTAAGTGGAGAATGACCTGCAACGCAATCAGGTAGAGGAACATCACCAATGAAGAAAATAAGTTTGCCAGATAAAAGGTGGTATCCTTGGCCGGAATCAACCGGTAAGTATCATGTGTGAAAGCATTCTCGGCACGCCGAGAAATTAGGATAAAGCCCACGACATAGGCCAGTCCGGACCAACCGCTGACGGTGCCCAGTACACTCATCTGGGACAAATTCCCCCAAATCAGGCTCCAGATGAGGCTAACGGCAATCACCGCCAGCTCAATTAGCATCAGCTGGTTAACCGTGGCAAATTTGTTCCGGTTAAACACCTTAAATAGTTTCCCAAAATTAGTCATAGTCGTTACCCCTCTCATACAGGCTCTCGTAGTAGGCCTCAATTCCAACATTGAATTTTTCGCGAATCTCATCGGCCTGACGGTGGGCGTAAATGGTCTGGTCCTTGACAACCACAATCTCGTCTAAAATCGGCGCGATCTCGGAAACATAGTGGTCGCTAATCACCATCGTCGCGTTCTCCGGCTTCCACTGAATGATACTGTTGATAATCTTCTTGCGGCTCATACTGTCAATGCCACTGAAGGGTTCATCCAACAGATACAGGCTGGTGCGGCGAGCCAACGTCAATGCGATGACCAATTTTTCCTTCATTCCCTTAGATAACGCCGCAAGCTTCAGGTCGGTGTCAATCTGGAGAAAGTCGGCGAGTTCAGCGAAACGGTCGGCTTCAAAATCACCGTAGACCGTTTCGTAGAAGGCCAAGACGCGGCTCACATTAACGTTGCTAGAGAAACCCCGGAGCTGTTCGGAAAAGCTAACGGCTTGTTTGCGTTCCGCCTCACTGGCGAGACCGTTAACTTGAATCGTGCCCTTGCCCTTCGCACTCCCGGTAATCAACCGCATTAAGGTGGTCTTCCCTGCCCCATTTTCCCCGAGCAGGCCGACAATCTTACCGGGGGCCAATGTCAGGTTGACATCGCGAAGAATGGTCTTCATCCCCCGCTTATAATTTCCGTTTTGAATGCTTAAACTATCAGTCATTTGGCTTGCCCCCTCTGTTGGATGTAGCGCTGTAGGCTCGTGACGATTTCGTCATCACTCAGATTCAACGCATGTAGTTGGTCGTAGACCCGTTCAAGCTGGGTCGTGACTAATTTGACTTTCAATTGATCAATCTTGGCGGTCTCCATGGTAACAAAATTCCCCCTACCTCGTTTGGATTCAATGATGCCGCCCGCAATCATCTCACTGAGTGCCCGCTGGACGGTGTTCACGTTGGCCGTGACGTCCACGGCCAACTGCCGAACGGACGGTAACTTCTCTCCTGGTTTTAACGTGCCGGTGATAATCTCGTGATAGATATAATTCTCGATTTGATAGTAAATGGGGATCTTATCGTCAAAGTTCACTTACTCCGCCTCCCTAGTGTTATATTTTACTATCACACTATAACATCTTAGCGGTGGCTTGGCAAGCACAACTCATAAATTCGCCGAAAACGGTGAGGACCGTTGACTTTCCCACCGATATTCTCCACACTGGATGCAACGAGATTTAAAGGAGTTTTACCTATGACTTGGTTTCTAATCATTCTATTTGGCTTTCTAGCCGGGCTGGTCCAGGGGCTAACCGGATTCGGCGCCGCCATCATGATGATGATTTTTCTGCCCAGCATTCTGCCGATTGCGGAGAGTGCCGGCGTGGCTTCGCTAATTATGGCGGCCAGCGTGCTGACGCTGGTTCTGCGCTACCGCTACGATATTCACCTCAAGCGGATTATCATCCCCTTTCTGGTCTACGCCAGCGTGGCGGCCTGGTCGGTTCATCTGGTCAAAGTCCTCGATGTTCATCTGCTGCGAATGCTCCTGGGCGGACTGCTGATTGCACTATCCCTCTACTTTTCTTTCAATAAAAAAGCCGGCACCCAACCCTATCCGTGGTTCGTCGCCGGTATCTTCATGATTATCTCGGGCTTTTTCAACGGCCTCTTCGGGATTGGGGGTCCCCTCATGGCCCTCTATTTCCTGTCGCTCGCCAAGTCCACCGGCGACTACATCGCCAATATCCAAACGTTCTTCCTCATCGATATCGTCTACATCACCACGCTACGGGTCGCCAACGGCATTCTCACTACAGCCGTCATTCCAGATATTTTAGTCGGCATGGTCGGCGCCATTCTGGGCACGGCAATTGCGGCCCGGCTCCTCAACCACTTGAACATCGGGACGGTGAAACGGTACATCTACGTCTTCATCGGCTTGAGCGGCGCCTACTACCTGTTCTTCTGAAGATTGAAAGTTCGCGAACACGTTTCAGTCCCCCGCTGACAGGACTTATCGCCATTAAACAAGCTATTAGCACCACCTACGGCTGCCAGAGATTCCGGCGCTGTGGGGACCGCCTGCGGCCTGAGAAACGGTCCTCCGGCTCGGTTTGAAGCCTGGCAAAATTCGCCAGTCTCCAAACACGTCCCGCGCTGTAAGCTGACCCAAGACGTCAGCTAACACCGCTGCCACGGCTACCTCCATCTCTGACTGCCTCCGGTTACAATGGTTGAAAACCACTAAACGCGCGGTGACATCGCTGGCGTGGCCACGTTCGACCGGCATAATTGGCTACAGCAAATGTAGCCGTGAGCGAGTCAAATTTGGCGAACGGTAAGGCGACCAGTACGCGACTATCCTATTATAGTGGATGGTATCCCTGTCATACTATGGACTCTAGCTGATTTCTAGCTTCCAACCCTTATCTATTCTTTTAAAGCTATCCCAAAAAGCCATTCCAATCGCAGTTGGAATGGCTTTTGTGATGCCTGAAATGGCGCTGACTAGCTCAGCCACCCGTCCATCTCAAACTTCTTCATCTGAATGATTTCACCCGCCGTGACGACTAGGTCTTGCGTTGTCGTTACCGCTGGGGAGTGCTGGGCCTGCTGAGCGAAGGCAGTCGTTAGTGTCGACAGCTGCTGGTCAGAAAACAGGTACTTCAGCGCGTTCTGCTGCCGTAGGATCAACCAGAGATTGCTGTCCGTCGGCGTGACAGTTCCTGCCGTTACCCGTTGTGCCAGGTTGGTCCGCACCCGCTGGCGACTCGCGTCCTGCGGTTCATAGATGACGTGGGGCTTCAGATTGTTTTGAAAGATCACGCGCTCAACCAAGCCGGCCGCTTCCAGCTCAGCCCCAATACCATCATAAATAGCGTTGACAATGTTCCAGCTGGTCACCACTTTTAAGAGGGTCTTGACCCGCGTGTCCTGCCGCAAGTCGGTCTGCAGCCGAACCTTTAATTCATTGAGGTACTGGGGAAGCGCGTCAAATTTAGCCGCATCGGCCACTCGCATCTGACCATCCGCTGCCGTCAAAACATGCTGGTCAATCAGGTCCAACAACGTGGCTAGGACCAGATAGGCCTGCGTGGTAAACCGCGTCCGAAGTACTGGCTTTTCATTGATTCTCTCGGTTAACAGTAAATAATTCTTCGCAGTCGTCAATGACATGCTGTGCCTCCTCATAGTCAACTTCCTTACATTAGATTAGTATACTACACGACGACTGAGGAGAGACGGCTTCCCTGCTTTCCCACCCACGACGCACCAAAATGGCCTGTCCCGACAGCACACCGCGGACAGACCATTACGCTAAATCTGAAACCATTTTGTATTTCTTACCACGCTTTAAACGCGTCTTAACTGACCAGGACCTCGGCCACCAGAATGGCGCCACCAAAGACCAGCACGAAGACCACGACTGGCCAGACGAACTTGAACCAGTGGGAATACTTCATGTCCAGCATCTGCAGGGTTGCCATCACCAGGCCGGTTGGGGCCAGGAAGAGCATCGCGTACTGGCCAAATTGGTAGGCCGTCACCACGGCGAACCGGGGGATATCCACCGTATCCGCCAGTGGCGCGAAGATCGGCATCGCCAAGACCGCCAGCCCAGACGAGGACGGCACGATGAAGCCCAGAACGAAGAAGATCAGCATCAGAATCAAGATGAAGACCGAACCGCTCACGTGGGCCACCAGCGTCGAGGAATACTGGAGAATTGTATCGGAGATTAACCCTTCATTCATGACCAAGTTAATCCCTCTGGCCAACCCAATGATTAACGAGACGCCAACCAAACTGGCAGACCCGTTGGTGAAGGCATCGACCACGCCCTTTTCGCCAATCCCGTATTTTCCGGTCGCCGTCAGGAACATGATAATAATGGCGAATGCTAGGAAGGATGAGGCCATAGTTGGGAACCACCAGCCCTGCGACATGACGCCCCACACCATGATGGGGAAGGTCACGACGAACAAAATCAGGATGAGCTTCTTCCGAAAAGTAAATTCGCTCCCCTCTTCGCTATCACCAGAGGCCACCGACCACATCTTGTTAAAGGATGAGCGGTCCTCGTAGGTGTAGGAGAACGCCGGCGTGGCCTTGACCTTCTTACTGTACCAGTGTAGATACCAAATGACGAAGACGGAGGCCACAATCAACCCAACGATCCGCCACACAATTCCCTCGGTGAAGTTGATGCCGGCCGCGTTGGACGCGATCACCACGGAGAACGGATTAATCGTGGAGAACGAGGTCCCGACCGAACTCGCCAGGAAGATAGCCCCCACACAGACAATGGAATCATAGCCCATCGCAATGAAGATTGGCACCAGAATTGGGTAAAAGGCCACGGCTTCCTCTTCAATCCCACACAGCGTTCCCCCGAGAATCATGAGAATGGCGACCATGAAGATCAGCATGAACTCGTGACCCTTCGTCTTCTTCGTCAGCGCCAGCAGGCCGGCTTCAAACGCCCCGCTGGCTTTCACCACACCGATGAGACCCCCTAACACGAAGATGAAGACCATGATATCGACGGCCTCAATGGTTCCTCTCACCATACTACTGGTGATAGCGCCCAGACCAGCCGGATGCTGTTTCAGCCGTTGATAAGTATTAGGAATCGAGACGGCCTGCGTGATGCCGCCGGAGGTAAACTCGCCAATCTGAATTTTCACGCCGAGTTTATCCAGCTGCTCCTGTGTCGCCGCTACCTTTTCCGTCTTCCCCGAAGGCTTCGTGATGACCAGCGAAGAACTCGGAGAGTCGTAAGCTAATTTGGAATAAGACCCCGCCGGAATCAACCACGTCGCGATTACGGCAACGATGGTTAAGATAAACAGGATCACGAAGGCGCCGGGCATCCGTAGTTTGAATTTTTTCTTAGGTTGTTGTGCTGGTGTATCCATAGTGTCACCCCTTAACGCGTATTTAACTTCTGTCCTGACACGGCGAGTGCCGCCATGCCAAAACGTGGCCCAAAGAACGGGTGTTACGCCAACATCCTTTGGACCACGCTCTATGTGTTATGCAACCTTTTTCTTAGGTCGGCTTTCTTGCCAGCCGCCGTCATTTATTTAATCAGCGTTCCCACTTTGCCCGCCAATGCGTCGTCGAGACGGTCCAGCGACGTAATCAGCGCCGTGCGGTGGGCACCCGAGGCCACGAAGTCCAAGCAAGCTTCGATCTTCGGGAGCATGCTCCCCGGGGCAAACTGGCCCTCGTTAATGTAACGCCGGGCGTCTTCGGCCGTTAGCTCGCGCAGGACATCTTCGTCCGGCGAGCCGTAGTTCACGTACACCGCGTCCACGGCCGTCAGGATAATGAGCTGTTCAGCGGCAATGTTAGCGGCCAACAGGGCACTGGAGCGGTCCTTGTCGATCACGGCGGGGACCCCTTTCAAACCAGTTGGGGTCTGAATCACGGGCACCCCGCCACCGCCACCAGCGATGACCAGATTGTCATTTTCAATCAGATCATTAATGCTCTTCAGCTCGATGATGGTCTTCGGGAGCGGTGAAGGGACGACCTGCCGATAGCCGCGGCCGGCGTCTTCGACGAAAGTGTAGCCCTTTTCGGCCACAATTCGATCGGCGTCCGCCTTGCTGTAAAACGCCCCCACCGGTTTCGTTGGATGCTGAAAGGCCGGATCGTTCTCGTCCACCTCAACCTGCGTCACCACAGTCGCCACATCCTTAGTGATCTGCCGCTGGTGTAGCTCATTTTGCAGGCTCTGTTGGAGGTGGTATCCGATGTAGCCTTGGCTCATGGCCCCACATTCGGGGAAGGGAAAGGCCGCCGTTTGGTCGTGTTCGGCCGCATAGTTCATTCCCAGATTAATCGCACCCACTTGCGGCCCATTACCGTGACTAATCACGACCTTGTGCCCCGCGGCGACCAACCCAATCAGGGAGGTAGCCGTGTGTTTAACGAGTTCCAACTGTTCTTCTGGTGATTTTCCCAGGGCGTTTCCACCCAGGGCAACAACGATTTTTGCCATCTGCTTGTCCTCCGCTATTCGCCTAAGGTAGCGACCATGACCGCCTTAATCGTGTGCATCCGGTTCTCAGCTTCCTGGAAGACCACCGAAGCGGGACTCTCGAAGACTTCATCGGTCACTTCCATCTCGGTCAGGCCAAACTTCTCTTCGATTTCTTTGCCGACCTTAGTCTCCGTGTCGTGGAAGGATGGCAGGCAGTGTTCAAAGATACAGTTAGGATTGCCCGTCTTCGCCATCATTTCGCTGGTAATCCGGTAAGGCGAAAGCAACTTGATCCGTTCCGTCCAGACCTCGTCGGGTTCACCCATGGAGACCCACACGTCGGTATAAAGAACGTCGGACCCCTTGACCCCCTCGTCAACATCATCGGTGATGAAGATGGTGGCGCCGGTCTGTTCAGCAATCGCATCGACCTTGGCCAGCAGTTCTGGCGTTGGATTCAGTTCCTTCGGGCACACGAGGTGGTAGGTCATCCCCATGATGGCCGCACCAATCATCAAGGCATTGGCCACGTTGTTCCGACCATCCCCCACGTATGTAAAGTGGATCTGGTCGTAAGGTTTCTTCAGGATTTCCTTCGCCGTTAGGAAGTCGGCCAGCACTTGGGTCGGATGATCTTCATCGGTCAGACCGTTCCAAACAGGCACGCCGGAATACTTCGCCAATGTTTCCACCGTCCGTTGAGAGAAGCCCCGGTATTCGATACCATCAAACATCCCGCCCAGCACGCGAGCCGTGTCCTTCGCCGACTCCTTCTTGCCCATCTGGGTTCCGGATGGTCCGAGATAAGTGACGTGGGCACCCTGGTCGTAGGCCCCCACTTCGAATGCACAACGGGTCCGCGTCGAGTTCTTTTCAAAAATTAGGGCGATGTTTTTGCCTTTTAACTTTTGCTGTTCCGTACCGGCATACTTGGCCTTCTTGAGGTCTTCGGCCAATTGTAACAGGAAGCCCATTTCCTTAGGGGTGTAGTCCAATAACGTGAGAAAACTCCGATTCCGCAAATTGTACATTGTTAATTCCTCCTTTGTTATTTACAATGACAGTATATGTAATCGGTTTCGTAAAACTTCACGAAGCTTCACAACGTGCGTAAAATATTAAAAAATTTCTACGCCATCTTTTTGGT contains:
- a CDS encoding ROK family transcriptional regulator; the protein is MSTSNMQAIQHSNYSDIYHLLYDNEKLSKQDIADTLGLSLPTVSSNLQKLTERHLIIKSGQLKSLIGRRATAYAIDPNVSLSVGMEIFRSYATMTVLNLRNEVLALHTTNLPFANDDQYAQALSQQLLSFLQTKGFSLTQISGVGIGIQGLISNDGTTILYGKILDCTGMQADNFGQYLPFPVTFYHDADCVAVAEYAKKPTDGIFLSISEHIGTAIIINGQVFKSPSGRSGTMEHITLNSADGPVCYCGRRGCIETYCSVSSLLQPNEDLGTFFADLHQHDAAVEARFETYLNYLSEAIYNLHMFVDLPIVIAGELTKYLSEAHVKALKQRLKQLSVFPETPGYLQRGSVVDHAVAIGAAIPAIQVQLQNI
- a CDS encoding ABC transporter ATP-binding protein, with amino-acid sequence MTDSLSIQNGNYKRGMKTILRDVNLTLAPGKIVGLLGENGAGKTTLMRLITGSAKGKGTIQVNGLASEAERKQAVSFSEQLRGFSSNVNVSRVLAFYETVYGDFEADRFAELADFLQIDTDLKLAALSKGMKEKLVIALTLARRTSLYLLDEPFSGIDSMSRKKIINSIIQWKPENATMVISDHYVSEIAPILDEIVVVKDQTIYAHRQADEIREKFNVGIEAYYESLYERGNDYD
- a CDS encoding GntR family transcriptional regulator; its protein translation is MNFDDKIPIYYQIENYIYHEIITGTLKPGEKLPSVRQLAVDVTANVNTVQRALSEMIAGGIIESKRGRGNFVTMETAKIDQLKVKLVTTQLERVYDQLHALNLSDDEIVTSLQRYIQQRGQAK
- a CDS encoding sulfite exporter TauE/SafE family protein, encoding MTWFLIILFGFLAGLVQGLTGFGAAIMMMIFLPSILPIAESAGVASLIMAASVLTLVLRYRYDIHLKRIIIPFLVYASVAAWSVHLVKVLDVHLLRMLLGGLLIALSLYFSFNKKAGTQPYPWFVAGIFMIISGFFNGLFGIGGPLMALYFLSLAKSTGDYIANIQTFFLIDIVYITTLRVANGILTTAVIPDILVGMVGAILGTAIAARLLNHLNIGTVKRYIYVFIGLSGAYYLFF
- a CDS encoding YfcC family protein, with translation MDTPAQQPKKKFKLRMPGAFVILFILTIVAVIATWLIPAGSYSKLAYDSPSSSLVITKPSGKTEKVAATQEQLDKLGVKIQIGEFTSGGITQAVSIPNTYQRLKQHPAGLGAITSSMVRGTIEAVDIMVFIFVLGGLIGVVKASGAFEAGLLALTKKTKGHEFMLIFMVAILMILGGTLCGIEEEAVAFYPILVPIFIAMGYDSIVCVGAIFLASSVGTSFSTINPFSVVIASNAAGINFTEGIVWRIVGLIVASVFVIWYLHWYSKKVKATPAFSYTYEDRSSFNKMWSVASGDSEEGSEFTFRKKLILILFVVTFPIMVWGVMSQGWWFPTMASSFLAFAIIIMFLTATGKYGIGEKGVVDAFTNGSASLVGVSLIIGLARGINLVMNEGLISDTILQYSSTLVAHVSGSVFILILMLIFFVLGFIVPSSSGLAVLAMPIFAPLADTVDIPRFAVVTAYQFGQYAMLFLAPTGLVMATLQMLDMKYSHWFKFVWPVVVFVLVFGGAILVAEVLVS
- the arcC gene encoding carbamate kinase translates to MAKIVVALGGNALGKSPEEQLELVKHTATSLIGLVAAGHKVVISHGNGPQVGAINLGMNYAAEHDQTAAFPFPECGAMSQGYIGYHLQQSLQNELHQRQITKDVATVVTQVEVDENDPAFQHPTKPVGAFYSKADADRIVAEKGYTFVEDAGRGYRQVVPSPLPKTIIELKSINDLIENDNLVIAGGGGGVPVIQTPTGLKGVPAVIDKDRSSALLAANIAAEQLIILTAVDAVYVNYGSPDEDVLRELTAEDARRYINEGQFAPGSMLPKIEACLDFVASGAHRTALITSLDRLDDALAGKVGTLIK
- the argF gene encoding ornithine carbamoyltransferase, producing the protein MYNLRNRSFLTLLDYTPKEMGFLLQLAEDLKKAKYAGTEQQKLKGKNIALIFEKNSTRTRCAFEVGAYDQGAHVTYLGPSGTQMGKKESAKDTARVLGGMFDGIEYRGFSQRTVETLAKYSGVPVWNGLTDEDHPTQVLADFLTAKEILKKPYDQIHFTYVGDGRNNVANALMIGAAIMGMTYHLVCPKELNPTPELLAKVDAIAEQTGATIFITDDVDEGVKGSDVLYTDVWVSMGEPDEVWTERIKLLSPYRITSEMMAKTGNPNCIFEHCLPSFHDTETKVGKEIEEKFGLTEMEVTDEVFESPASVVFQEAENRMHTIKAVMVATLGE